The following are encoded in a window of Longimicrobiaceae bacterium genomic DNA:
- a CDS encoding biotin/lipoate A/B protein ligase family protein, which produces MKLRFLDTPPAPGSYNMAVDEALMESVREGGTPVLRFYRWEPRCLSFGRNQPAVGWYDRERIAALGLDVVRRPTGGRAVVHARELTYAVVVRDHSLGGPRESYRSINRALAAGLRRLGLDARIHASAVARAAVPSTNPCFEEPAEGEVVVADRKLVGSAQWRRAGVLLQHGSLLLADDQQLLASVTRNGQPAGLPPATLAEHLAELPDWTTLTAALLAGWTEVLGADLQPSELSSKELARVRELVAKHSDPEWIWRS; this is translated from the coding sequence TTGAAGCTTCGCTTCCTCGACACGCCCCCCGCGCCCGGGTCGTATAATATGGCCGTGGACGAGGCGCTGATGGAGTCGGTGCGCGAGGGGGGGACGCCGGTACTGCGGTTCTATCGGTGGGAGCCGCGCTGCCTCTCATTCGGGCGGAATCAGCCGGCGGTGGGATGGTACGATCGGGAGCGGATAGCCGCGCTGGGGCTGGACGTGGTGCGGCGGCCTACGGGTGGGCGGGCGGTCGTGCACGCGCGCGAGCTCACCTACGCAGTGGTGGTGCGCGATCACAGCCTCGGCGGCCCGCGGGAGAGCTATCGCTCGATCAACCGCGCGCTGGCCGCGGGACTGCGGCGGTTGGGCCTGGATGCGCGGATACACGCCTCAGCGGTGGCGCGGGCGGCGGTCCCCTCCACTAACCCCTGCTTCGAGGAGCCGGCAGAGGGGGAGGTGGTGGTGGCGGATCGCAAGCTCGTCGGGAGCGCGCAGTGGCGCCGTGCGGGGGTGCTCCTCCAGCACGGCTCCCTTCTGCTGGCGGACGACCAGCAACTGCTGGCGAGCGTCACCCGTAATGGCCAGCCGGCAGGACTCCCTCCGGCAACCCTGGCCGAGCACCTGGCAGAGCTCCCCGATTGGACGACGCTGACGGCCGCGCTCCTGGCCGGGTGGACGGAGGTCCTGGGGGCCGATCTGCAGCCCTCGGAGCTGTCCTCTAAGGAGCTGGCACGAGTCCGCGAGCTGGTCGCAAAGCACAGCGATCCGGAATGGATCTGGCGAAGCTGA
- a CDS encoding ABC transporter substrate-binding protein → MARYRHLMAVGMVLSSLAACGDGPGGGGDTFAELETAVAEEDRYGGTAVVATINDIPDINPLTATDHNSAQLRMFVLFMPLIRYDENFEPVPYLARSWELNEDTSAITFHLRDDVYWHDGVKTTAYDLEFSYAMATTPETGYPNTAFWTHYGEGVAVDSFTFRVEMEPHADYMDPWRSFAPVPRHILEGVPPAELRNHPFSTQEPVGNGPFRFVSRTLGQNWVFEANEDFPEELGGRPYLDRLVYRFIPEPTSLLTELFTGSIDYYIAPVADQAARIESHPNTRLVSFPDRAFLVIGWNERRPPFDDVRVRRALTMAIDRQGIIDGIVYGYGQLANSTVPPFFWQYDPEAGSDLKYDPEAARELLAEAGWEDRNGDGIIENEAGQPFRFVIKTNQGNQLRADIAAKVQSDLRRVGIAAESRVVEWGTLLNQIQTPDLRDFDAVIIGWVTEFRIDDTDLFHCDKRDDPFQWVGYCDPETDRVLEKLPTVVDREEARALWVEYQRKIAHDQPFTFLYFQERLEGVHERLRNVNPDARGDWVGVDRWWILPSMRRGN, encoded by the coding sequence TTGGCGCGCTATCGACACCTGATGGCGGTAGGGATGGTATTGTCGTCGCTCGCCGCGTGTGGAGATGGGCCAGGGGGCGGCGGCGATACCTTCGCAGAGCTGGAAACAGCCGTGGCGGAGGAGGATCGCTATGGGGGGACTGCCGTGGTCGCCACCATCAACGACATTCCGGACATCAACCCGCTTACCGCAACCGACCACAACTCGGCTCAGCTGCGCATGTTCGTCCTGTTCATGCCGCTGATCCGGTATGATGAGAACTTCGAGCCGGTCCCCTACCTCGCCCGTTCCTGGGAGCTGAACGAAGACACCTCGGCCATCACCTTCCATCTACGCGACGACGTCTACTGGCACGATGGGGTGAAGACGACTGCGTACGACCTGGAGTTCAGCTACGCGATGGCGACCACCCCGGAGACAGGCTATCCGAATACCGCCTTCTGGACGCATTACGGGGAAGGGGTGGCCGTAGACTCGTTCACTTTTCGGGTGGAGATGGAGCCCCATGCGGACTACATGGATCCATGGCGTTCCTTCGCCCCGGTGCCACGCCATATCCTGGAGGGAGTGCCGCCAGCGGAGCTCCGCAATCACCCGTTCTCCACGCAAGAGCCGGTGGGGAATGGTCCGTTCCGCTTCGTTTCGCGCACGCTGGGGCAGAACTGGGTGTTCGAGGCGAACGAGGACTTCCCTGAGGAGCTCGGGGGGCGCCCGTACCTCGACCGATTGGTGTATCGGTTCATCCCCGAACCCACCAGCTTGCTGACCGAGCTGTTCACGGGATCGATCGACTATTATATCGCACCCGTCGCGGACCAGGCCGCGCGAATCGAGAGCCACCCGAATACGCGCCTGGTATCCTTCCCCGATCGCGCCTTCCTGGTCATCGGCTGGAACGAGCGCCGTCCGCCGTTCGACGACGTGCGCGTTCGTCGCGCGCTGACGATGGCCATCGATCGACAGGGAATCATCGACGGAATCGTTTACGGCTACGGCCAGCTTGCGAACTCGACTGTACCGCCTTTCTTCTGGCAGTACGATCCGGAAGCGGGGAGTGACCTGAAGTACGATCCCGAGGCGGCTCGCGAGCTCCTCGCGGAGGCCGGCTGGGAGGATCGCAACGGGGATGGGATCATCGAGAACGAAGCCGGGCAACCCTTCCGCTTCGTGATCAAGACCAATCAGGGCAACCAGCTCCGAGCCGACATCGCGGCGAAGGTCCAGTCGGATCTGCGGCGGGTCGGTATCGCGGCTGAGTCGCGGGTCGTGGAGTGGGGGACCCTGCTGAACCAGATCCAGACCCCCGACCTGCGTGATTTCGACGCGGTGATCATCGGGTGGGTGACCGAGTTCCGGATCGACGACACAGACCTGTTCCACTGCGACAAGCGTGACGATCCTTTCCAGTGGGTCGGCTACTGCGACCCGGAAACGGATCGCGTGCTGGAAAAGCTCCCGACCGTAGTGGATCGGGAAGAGGCGAGGGCGCTCTGGGTAGAGTACCAGCGCAAGATCGCACACGATCAACCGTTTACCTTCCTGTACTTCCAGGAGCGGCTCGAGGGGGTCCACGAGCGGCTGCGGAACGTGAATCCTGACGCGCGAGGGGACTGGGTGGGGGTCGACCGATGGTGGATCCTCCCAAGCATGCGTCGCGGAAACTGA
- a CDS encoding serpin family protein codes for MFLINALYFKGSWTQRFDASRTRLEPFHGEDGSVVQVPTMQGMVEIGHRVTDDYRVIDLPYGRGAFSMTILLPHEPGGIDELVASLDVGQWEAAVMNLTEQEVEVHLPRFRIAYEQKLNDALKGLGMELAFVFRAADFSGMSATHGRLLYIDEVLQKSFVDVNEQGTEAAAATSVGVKIGSAPAPIRVDRPFGFAIRERFSGTILFIGKVTDPS; via the coding sequence ATGTTCCTGATCAACGCCCTGTACTTCAAGGGGTCGTGGACGCAGCGGTTCGATGCTTCCCGGACACGGCTCGAGCCCTTCCACGGGGAAGACGGGTCGGTCGTCCAGGTGCCTACGATGCAGGGCATGGTGGAGATCGGGCACCGAGTGACGGATGACTATCGGGTGATCGATCTGCCATACGGTCGAGGAGCCTTCAGTATGACGATCCTGCTGCCGCACGAGCCGGGCGGGATCGACGAGCTGGTCGCTTCGCTCGACGTCGGCCAGTGGGAAGCTGCCGTGATGAATCTCACCGAACAAGAGGTCGAGGTTCATCTACCGCGCTTCCGCATCGCGTACGAACAAAAGCTGAACGATGCCCTGAAGGGTCTGGGGATGGAGCTGGCGTTCGTCTTCCGCGCGGCTGATTTCAGCGGAATGTCGGCCACCCACGGGCGGTTGCTCTACATCGACGAGGTTCTGCAGAAGAGCTTCGTGGATGTGAATGAACAGGGGACGGAGGCGGCGGCCGCAACGAGCGTGGGGGTAAAGATCGGATCGGCTCCTGCCCCTATCCGAGTCGACCGCCCGTTCGGGTTCGCGATCCGCGAACGGTTTTCCGGGACGATTCTCTTCATCGGTAAGGTGACGGATCCCTCCTGA
- a CDS encoding ABC transporter substrate-binding protein — protein MLGLLAACNGADAPREEVTGEPQPGGTAIIATLTDFQAFNPVVNTSILTDEVIKQMLFTPLIRYDESLSPQPYLAESWELTDSSVTFHLRDDVRWHDGELVTAEDVKFTFDLAKNPETASLLGSAYLNQVRSATVIDSFTVRFDFDAPHAQALDGFWWAPVPRHLLADVAPAQMSQAPFNQRPVGSGPFRFVSWERNQRLVLEANDSFPAGLGGRPYLDRVVFRVIPEPTTMITELLNGSADMIGYTLLPDQAIQLENQPGVELRHYPSREFTYIGWNNQNPLFSDARVRRALTMAINRPELIRALMHGLAAPASGMIPPWSPLDPGLEPLPYDPQAAAQLLAEAGWSDSNGDEVLDRDGRAFRFTLLVNSANRMHQDLATVIQQGLRALGIAVDLRTIEFQTLLQQHRNRQYEAVISNWTLDTFKVDPTPLFTCAQARQPGSPNRAGFCDPGVDSLIEQGLRTTDPAQAAPIWAEFSGRLQELQPITFLFWSEDLAGVGERVQNIQTDVRSKIVNIDRWWIPASRQ, from the coding sequence ATGCTCGGCTTGTTGGCCGCCTGCAACGGGGCGGACGCGCCGCGCGAGGAGGTGACGGGCGAGCCGCAGCCGGGCGGGACCGCGATCATCGCCACCCTCACCGATTTTCAGGCCTTCAACCCGGTGGTGAACACGAGCATCCTCACCGACGAGGTGATCAAGCAGATGCTCTTCACCCCGCTGATCCGCTACGACGAGTCTCTGTCCCCTCAGCCGTATCTAGCCGAGTCCTGGGAGCTGACGGACAGCAGCGTGACCTTTCACCTCCGGGATGACGTTCGCTGGCACGATGGCGAGCTCGTGACGGCCGAGGACGTGAAGTTCACCTTCGACCTGGCGAAGAACCCGGAGACCGCCTCGCTGCTAGGATCCGCCTACCTCAACCAGGTGAGGTCCGCCACCGTGATCGACTCGTTCACGGTGCGCTTCGACTTCGATGCACCCCATGCCCAGGCGCTGGACGGTTTCTGGTGGGCGCCCGTCCCGCGGCACCTGCTGGCGGACGTTGCCCCGGCGCAGATGAGCCAGGCGCCGTTCAACCAACGCCCCGTGGGCAGCGGCCCGTTTCGTTTCGTCTCCTGGGAACGCAACCAGCGCCTCGTGCTGGAGGCCAACGACTCTTTCCCTGCGGGCCTTGGCGGGCGGCCCTATCTGGACCGGGTGGTCTTCCGCGTGATCCCCGAGCCGACCACCATGATCACCGAGCTGCTCAACGGCTCGGCCGATATGATCGGCTACACCCTGTTGCCTGATCAGGCGATCCAGCTCGAAAACCAGCCGGGGGTCGAGCTGCGCCACTACCCGTCGCGTGAGTTCACCTATATCGGCTGGAACAACCAGAATCCGCTGTTCTCCGATGCTCGGGTGCGGAGGGCCCTCACCATGGCCATCAACCGGCCGGAGCTCATCCGGGCTCTGATGCATGGGCTGGCCGCCCCGGCCTCCGGGATGATTCCGCCATGGAGCCCGCTGGATCCCGGGCTTGAACCGCTCCCCTACGACCCCCAGGCGGCTGCACAGCTGCTCGCCGAAGCCGGGTGGAGCGACAGCAACGGGGACGAGGTGCTCGATCGCGACGGCAGGGCCTTTCGCTTCACCCTGCTGGTCAACTCCGCCAACCGCATGCACCAGGACCTCGCGACCGTCATCCAGCAGGGTCTGCGGGCGCTCGGCATTGCCGTGGATCTCCGCACCATCGAGTTCCAGACCCTGCTGCAGCAGCACCGCAACCGCCAGTACGAAGCGGTCATCTCCAACTGGACGCTGGATACCTTCAAGGTCGACCCCACCCCCCTGTTTACCTGTGCCCAGGCGCGTCAGCCGGGATCTCCCAACCGCGCGGGCTTCTGCGACCCCGGCGTCGACTCTCTCATCGAGCAGGGACTGCGCACCACCGATCCGGCGCAGGCCGCACCGATCTGGGCCGAGTTCAGCGGTCGGCTCCAGGAGCTGCAGCCGATCACCTTCCTCTTCTGGAGTGAGGACCTGGCCGGTGTGGGAGAACGCGTGCAGAACATTCAGACCGATGTCCGCAGCAAGATCGTGAACATCGATCGCTGGTGGATCCCCGCCTCCCGACAGTAA
- a CDS encoding serpin family protein: protein MASLPRELTVAEQQVIAHGNDFTFDLFRASDREFGDRNLFLSPFSASLALGMTMNGARGETLAKMRRVLGFGELELQAINESYRDLIGLLLELDQSV, encoded by the coding sequence TTGGCGTCTCTGCCCCGCGAGCTGACTGTGGCCGAGCAGCAGGTCATCGCCCACGGGAACGACTTCACCTTCGACCTCTTCCGCGCGAGCGACCGCGAGTTCGGCGACCGGAACCTCTTCCTGTCCCCGTTCAGCGCATCCCTGGCTTTGGGAATGACGATGAACGGCGCCCGCGGTGAGACGCTCGCGAAAATGCGACGCGTCCTCGGCTTTGGCGAGCTGGAACTGCAGGCCATCAACGAATCGTATCGCGACCTGATCGGCCTGCTCCTCGAGCTGGATCAGTCGGTGTAA
- a CDS encoding metal-dependent hydrolase: MATLTWHGHACISLETDEGTRILFDPFLTDNPAADIRPDDIDRLDYILVSHGHFDHFIDCIPLAKRTGATVVSTFELVTFCSNQGVEKVHGMNIGGGHRFPFGRVKLTPALHTGSIAGDDTGAFTTDCCGFLLELNSGKRVYYSGDTALIKDMELLSGSVDVALLPIGDNYTMDPADAARAVEFIQPRVVIPVHYNTWDLIAQDPEEFRRLVGERAEVVVLKPGDSYEV, encoded by the coding sequence ATGGCCACCCTCACCTGGCACGGACACGCGTGCATCTCGCTGGAGACGGACGAGGGGACGCGCATTCTCTTCGATCCGTTCCTGACGGACAATCCAGCGGCCGACATCCGGCCGGACGACATCGATCGGCTCGACTACATCCTCGTCTCCCACGGACACTTCGACCACTTCATCGACTGCATCCCGCTGGCGAAGCGCACCGGCGCCACGGTCGTCTCCACTTTCGAGCTGGTGACCTTCTGCTCGAATCAGGGCGTGGAGAAGGTCCACGGGATGAACATCGGCGGAGGCCATCGGTTCCCCTTCGGGCGGGTGAAGCTGACGCCGGCACTGCATACCGGTAGCATCGCGGGGGACGATACCGGCGCCTTCACCACCGACTGCTGCGGCTTCCTGCTCGAGCTGAACAGCGGGAAACGGGTCTATTACTCGGGAGACACCGCCCTCATCAAGGATATGGAGCTGCTCTCCGGCTCCGTCGACGTGGCTCTGCTCCCGATCGGCGACAACTACACCATGGACCCCGCCGACGCGGCCCGGGCCGTCGAATTCATCCAGCCGCGCGTGGTCATTCCCGTGCACTACAATACCTGGGACCTGATCGCGCAGGACCCGGAAGAGTTCCGCAGGTTGGTGGGCGAGAGGGCGGAGGTCGTCGTCTTGAAGCCGGGGGACAGTTACGAAGTTTGA
- the gcvH gene encoding glycine cleavage system protein GcvH, translating to MSKVPQELLYTPEHEYVRRTEEEGVVAVGITDYAQDQLGDVVFVELPKVGARFGRMEVFGTIEAVKAVSELFCPVSGEVIEVNEALDADPALVNTDPYGNGWMIRLRVEDESELAGLLDAEAYEKQIS from the coding sequence ATGTCGAAGGTCCCGCAGGAGCTGCTGTATACGCCCGAGCACGAGTACGTGCGCCGGACGGAGGAGGAGGGGGTGGTGGCGGTCGGCATCACCGACTATGCGCAGGACCAGCTGGGGGACGTGGTCTTCGTCGAGCTCCCCAAGGTGGGGGCCCGCTTCGGGCGGATGGAGGTGTTCGGGACGATCGAAGCTGTGAAGGCGGTGTCGGAGCTCTTCTGCCCCGTCTCCGGGGAGGTGATCGAAGTGAACGAGGCGCTGGACGCCGACCCCGCCCTGGTGAACACCGATCCCTACGGCAACGGCTGGATGATTCGCCTGCGCGTGGAAGACGAGTCCGAGCTCGCCGGGCTGCTGGACGCGGAGGCGTATGAGAAGCAGATCAGTTAG
- a CDS encoding ABC transporter substrate-binding protein → MPRTARGLLAATVLLIWAGCGRDAASGGSGGDGDPVSGGTVVIAQNSDMAQPLATLSQGGLDATLQDVLYMGLLRGEWADGRVRYVTADESPMALARSYEYVAPDSTGIRFHMRSDVRWSDGTPITAHDVVFTYHMLRDPMVASPRQDYTEHIEEVVAEDDSTVLFRFRRRYPEMLFHSTHGIVPRHVYESVPPSELATHPSVRNPENGGLVVSGPYQIASWSRGQQVVLSRNPHFQPAGYLDQIVFRVIPDATTRIVELQTGTIDWVNGVGFEHVPMLRQQAPQIRFEMEEKRFYDYIAYNPNSFEAFADPEIRRALGMAINVEGILEALQMTEFAVRASGPYPPIFADLYDPQMTPLLPYDPDQAREILSRKGWVDNNGDGIVEKDGKPFRFTLVTNSGNQRRADVSQIVQQQWRQIGVDAQLRSLEFNTFMDALVREDYEAALGGWGVPLSADLTGMWSPESPFNIVSYANPEAQRLFELALAQPTEEAAIPYWKQAAAKLVEDQPYTWLFYMDQVNGINERVRGVKVNTFGPYQNAWEWWIPEDQQRGGFAPATTDTTE, encoded by the coding sequence ATGCCACGCACCGCCAGGGGATTGTTGGCCGCCACGGTCTTGTTGATATGGGCCGGTTGTGGAAGGGATGCGGCGAGTGGCGGTTCCGGAGGGGATGGAGATCCGGTCTCTGGCGGCACGGTCGTCATCGCCCAGAACTCCGACATGGCTCAACCGCTGGCCACCCTTTCCCAGGGCGGCCTCGACGCGACCCTGCAGGATGTGTTGTACATGGGCCTGCTGCGAGGCGAGTGGGCGGACGGTCGCGTGCGGTACGTCACCGCGGACGAGAGCCCCATGGCCCTGGCGCGCTCCTACGAGTACGTCGCACCCGATTCAACCGGCATCCGCTTCCACATGCGGTCGGATGTGCGCTGGTCGGACGGCACACCCATCACCGCGCACGATGTCGTCTTTACCTACCACATGCTCCGCGACCCCATGGTCGCGTCTCCGCGCCAGGATTATACGGAGCACATCGAGGAAGTGGTGGCCGAGGACGATTCCACCGTGCTTTTCCGCTTCCGGCGCCGCTATCCGGAGATGCTGTTCCACTCGACGCACGGCATCGTCCCCCGGCATGTGTACGAGTCGGTGCCGCCGTCCGAGCTGGCGACGCACCCGAGCGTTCGCAATCCGGAGAACGGCGGTCTGGTGGTCAGCGGACCCTATCAGATCGCCAGCTGGTCCCGAGGGCAGCAGGTGGTTCTCTCGCGCAATCCGCACTTCCAGCCGGCCGGGTATCTCGACCAGATCGTTTTCCGTGTGATTCCGGACGCCACGACCCGGATCGTGGAACTGCAGACCGGCACCATTGACTGGGTGAACGGGGTGGGCTTCGAGCATGTGCCTATGCTCCGCCAGCAGGCTCCGCAGATTCGCTTCGAAATGGAGGAGAAGCGATTCTACGACTACATCGCCTACAACCCCAACTCGTTCGAGGCATTCGCCGACCCGGAGATCCGACGGGCGCTGGGAATGGCAATCAACGTCGAGGGGATCCTCGAGGCGCTGCAGATGACGGAGTTCGCGGTCCGGGCCAGCGGGCCGTACCCTCCGATCTTCGCGGATCTCTATGATCCGCAGATGACGCCGCTGCTCCCGTACGATCCCGATCAGGCACGGGAGATCCTGTCCCGCAAGGGATGGGTGGACAACAACGGCGATGGCATCGTCGAGAAGGACGGTAAGCCGTTCCGTTTCACGCTGGTAACCAACTCGGGAAATCAGCGTCGCGCCGACGTCTCACAGATCGTACAGCAGCAGTGGCGGCAGATCGGCGTGGATGCTCAGCTCCGCTCCCTCGAGTTCAACACCTTCATGGACGCGCTGGTGAGAGAGGATTACGAGGCAGCGCTGGGCGGATGGGGCGTGCCGCTCTCGGCTGACCTCACCGGGATGTGGAGCCCGGAGTCGCCGTTCAACATCGTCTCCTATGCTAACCCCGAGGCTCAGCGGCTCTTCGAGCTGGCACTGGCGCAGCCGACGGAGGAGGCGGCCATCCCCTACTGGAAGCAGGCAGCCGCCAAGCTCGTGGAGGACCAGCCCTACACCTGGCTCTTCTACATGGACCAGGTGAACGGGATCAACGAGCGGGTTCGCGGGGTGAAAGTGAACACCTTCGGTCCCTACCAGAATGCCTGGGAGTGGTGGATTCCCGAGGACCAGCAGCGCGGGGGCTTCGCGCCCGCCACCACGGACACGACCGAGTAA